A stretch of Ferribacterium limneticum DNA encodes these proteins:
- the bioC gene encoding malonyl-ACP O-methyltransferase BioC, translated as MTSAIKPKAGTRPSKARIRQSFERAAPTYDNAAAIQRRICTRLAEGLPNITPARLLDAGCGTGYAQADLQARFPDAHAVALDLSPGMLQHVASPCCRVAGDLEHLPLADDSLDLYWSSLAVQWCDLAIALHEARRTLRPDGAVALASLGPATFHELRHAFADVDAHRHTLSFHSPDEIRRLASAAELSAIDIRRSTEIAHYADFKTLLRAVKAIGANQLGDGRRTSLMSRSSFQQAEAACEQLRTPAGLPLTYDVIYLYARK; from the coding sequence ATGACTAGTGCCATAAAACCAAAGGCGGGAACCCGACCTTCCAAGGCGCGCATCCGGCAATCGTTCGAACGCGCCGCCCCGACCTACGATAACGCCGCTGCCATCCAGCGCCGCATCTGCACCCGACTGGCTGAAGGCCTGCCGAACATCACCCCGGCCCGTCTGCTCGATGCCGGCTGCGGCACCGGCTATGCGCAGGCCGACCTGCAGGCCCGCTTCCCGGACGCCCATGCCGTCGCCCTCGATCTCTCGCCGGGCATGCTGCAACACGTGGCCAGCCCTTGCTGTCGCGTTGCCGGCGATCTGGAGCATCTGCCCCTGGCAGACGACAGCCTGGATCTCTACTGGTCCAGCCTCGCCGTGCAATGGTGCGATCTGGCGATTGCGCTGCATGAAGCGCGACGCACTTTGCGGCCTGATGGCGCTGTTGCGCTGGCCAGCCTCGGCCCGGCCACCTTCCACGAATTGCGCCATGCCTTTGCCGACGTCGACGCTCACCGCCATACCCTGAGCTTTCATAGCCCGGACGAAATCCGGCGCCTGGCCAGTGCCGCCGAGCTGTCCGCCATCGACATCAGACGCAGCACCGAAATCGCCCACTACGCCGACTTCAAGACGCTGCTCCGTGCCGTCAAGGCAATTGGGGCCAATCAGCTTGGCGACGGCCGGCGCACCAGCCTGATGAGTCGTTCCAGCTTCCAGCAAGCCGAGGCGGCCTGCGAACAGCTCCGCACTCCGGCCGGCCTGCCGCTAACCTACGATGTGATTTACCTCTACGCCCGCAAATGA